A single genomic interval of Nostoc commune NIES-4072 harbors:
- the mdh gene encoding malate dehydrogenase, whose protein sequence is MSSSPSSPIVCSLPRVTIVGAGRVGSTLAQRVAEKNLADVVLLDIIAGMPQGLALDLMEARGIEIHNRQIIGTNNYADTSGSQIVVITAGLPRKPGMSRDDLLKTNAKIVVEAAKNAIAHSPNAIFIVVTNPLDVMTYLAWQATGLPRDRIMGMAGVLDSARFETFIALELGVLPADVKAMVLGSHGDLMVPLSRYATVNGVPITELLDVATIERLVERTRNGGAEIVELMQTGGAFFAPASATSVMVESILLNQSRLLPVAAYLQGEYGLKDVVIGVPCRLGCGGIESILELNLTDREREGLHTSAQSVRKSIERSQEILAE, encoded by the coding sequence ATGTCTTCTTCGCCTAGCTCCCCAATTGTGTGTAGTTTACCTCGTGTCACCATCGTGGGTGCGGGTAGGGTTGGCAGTACTTTAGCCCAACGCGTTGCGGAGAAAAACCTGGCTGATGTAGTTTTACTAGATATTATTGCGGGAATGCCTCAAGGTTTGGCGCTGGATTTGATGGAAGCCAGAGGAATTGAAATACATAATCGCCAAATTATCGGCACAAATAATTATGCTGATACATCTGGTTCTCAAATTGTGGTGATTACCGCAGGACTTCCCCGCAAACCAGGGATGAGTCGGGATGATTTGCTGAAAACTAATGCCAAGATTGTGGTGGAAGCGGCAAAAAATGCGATCGCTCATTCTCCTAATGCTATTTTTATTGTCGTTACCAATCCGTTGGATGTGATGACTTATTTAGCTTGGCAAGCAACTGGTTTACCACGCGATCGCATTATGGGTATGGCTGGTGTGTTAGATTCCGCCCGTTTTGAAACCTTTATTGCCCTAGAATTGGGGGTTTTACCTGCTGATGTCAAAGCAATGGTGTTGGGTAGCCACGGCGATTTAATGGTTCCGTTGTCTCGTTATGCTACCGTTAACGGCGTTCCCATTACGGAATTGCTGGATGTAGCCACAATTGAACGCTTGGTAGAAAGAACTCGCAACGGTGGCGCAGAAATTGTGGAATTGATGCAGACGGGTGGTGCTTTTTTTGCTCCGGCATCGGCTACTAGTGTGATGGTAGAATCGATTTTGCTAAATCAGTCGCGGTTATTGCCTGTGGCGGCGTATCTGCAAGGTGAATACGGTTTAAAAGATGTTGTGATTGGTGTTCCCTGTCGGTTGGGATGCGGTGGAATTGAAAGTATTTTGGAATTAAATCTGACCGATCGCGAAAGAGAAGGTTTGCATACTTCAGCCCAATCTGTGCGTAAAAGTATTGAGCGATCGCAAGAAATTTTGGCTGAGTAG